One stretch of Aquimarina sp. Aq107 DNA includes these proteins:
- the ligA gene encoding NAD-dependent DNA ligase LigA, with protein MSIEQQINKIREELRQHNYNYYVLDAATISDYEFDMKLKELQKMEEKHPEFYDPNSPTLRVGGEVTKNFNTVVHEQRMYSLDNSYSKEDLLDWETRIKKLVDGDVSYTCELKYDGASISLTYENGELIRAVTRGDGIQGDDVTTNVKTIKSVPLKLKGDYPAKFDIRGEIVLPYEGFAKMNQERISAGEEPYANPRNTASGSLKLQDSSETAKRPLDCLLYNLAGDRLGISSQYESLEKARQWGFKVPKESRLVASIDGVLEFINLWDHKRRDLPYETDGVVIKVNNLQQQEELGFTSKAPRWAMAYKFKAEQAVTKLNEITYQVGRTGAITPVANLEPVQLAGTTVKRASLHNADQIEKLDIRENDTVFVEKGGEIIPKIVSVDFTKRDQDSVPTQYISSCPECGTDLIRKEGEAQHYCPNVHGCPPQIVGRIQHYISRKALDIEGLGGETVALLVKEGLITNYADLYELKKEQVIPLERMAEKSADNLIEGILKSKEIPFERVLFGLGIRYVGETVAKKLAKHYKTIDAIIAATEEELVNVDEIGIKIAQSVREFFNSESNKTLVERLLSHGVQLQISADKLANQTETLKGQTFVVSGVFEKVSRNELKKLIEDNGGKVSSSISSKTTYVVAGANMGPSKLEKANKLGIVIISEDDFLNLIE; from the coding sequence ATGAGTATAGAGCAGCAAATCAATAAAATAAGAGAAGAGTTAAGGCAGCATAATTATAATTATTATGTGCTTGATGCAGCAACGATAAGTGATTATGAGTTTGATATGAAGCTAAAAGAGCTTCAGAAGATGGAAGAAAAACATCCTGAATTTTATGATCCAAATTCTCCAACATTAAGAGTTGGTGGAGAAGTTACTAAGAATTTTAATACAGTCGTTCATGAGCAACGAATGTATTCATTAGATAATTCTTATTCTAAGGAAGATTTGTTGGATTGGGAAACCAGAATTAAGAAGTTGGTAGATGGAGATGTAAGTTATACATGTGAACTAAAGTATGATGGTGCTTCGATTAGTTTGACGTATGAAAACGGAGAATTAATTCGGGCAGTGACGCGAGGTGATGGGATCCAAGGAGATGATGTTACCACAAATGTAAAAACGATTAAATCGGTTCCTTTAAAACTGAAAGGTGATTATCCGGCTAAATTTGATATACGAGGAGAAATCGTATTACCATATGAAGGTTTTGCAAAGATGAATCAAGAACGCATCTCTGCGGGAGAAGAGCCTTATGCGAACCCAAGAAATACTGCTTCGGGAAGTTTAAAATTACAAGATAGTAGTGAAACCGCTAAACGTCCTTTAGATTGTTTGTTGTATAATCTTGCTGGAGATCGATTAGGTATTTCTTCACAATATGAAAGCCTTGAAAAAGCGAGACAATGGGGTTTTAAGGTGCCTAAAGAATCTCGTTTGGTAGCTTCTATAGATGGGGTTTTAGAGTTTATTAATCTTTGGGATCATAAAAGAAGAGATTTACCTTATGAGACTGATGGTGTTGTGATTAAAGTAAATAATCTACAACAACAAGAGGAGTTAGGGTTTACGTCTAAAGCACCTAGATGGGCTATGGCGTATAAGTTTAAAGCAGAACAAGCTGTTACTAAACTTAATGAGATTACGTATCAAGTAGGTAGAACAGGAGCAATTACACCTGTGGCTAATTTAGAGCCTGTTCAATTAGCAGGAACTACCGTAAAAAGAGCTTCATTACATAATGCAGATCAAATTGAGAAATTAGATATCAGAGAAAATGATACTGTTTTTGTAGAAAAAGGAGGTGAGATTATACCGAAGATTGTGAGTGTCGATTTTACTAAAAGAGATCAAGATTCTGTTCCTACTCAGTATATATCATCTTGTCCAGAATGTGGCACGGATTTGATAAGAAAAGAAGGAGAAGCACAGCATTATTGCCCTAATGTTCATGGTTGTCCTCCTCAGATTGTTGGAAGAATACAACATTACATCTCTCGTAAGGCTCTTGATATAGAAGGCTTAGGAGGTGAGACAGTTGCTCTTTTGGTAAAAGAAGGCTTGATTACTAATTATGCGGATTTATACGAATTAAAAAAAGAACAAGTTATTCCTTTAGAGAGGATGGCAGAGAAAAGTGCTGATAATTTAATAGAAGGAATTCTAAAATCTAAAGAAATTCCATTCGAGAGAGTTTTGTTTGGTTTAGGGATTAGATATGTTGGAGAAACTGTAGCAAAAAAGTTGGCTAAACATTATAAAACTATAGATGCAATAATAGCTGCTACTGAGGAAGAATTAGTTAATGTAGATGAAATTGGTATTAAAATTGCCCAAAGTGTACGAGAATTTTTTAATTCAGAATCTAATAAAACACTTGTAGAGAGGCTTTTAAGTCATGGAGTCCAATTGCAAATTTCTGCAGATAAATTGGCTAATCAAACAGAAACTTTAAAAGGTCAAACTTTTGTGGTCTCGGGAGTTTTTGAAAAAGTATCTCGGAATGAACTCAAAAAATTAATAGAAGATAACGGAGGAAAAGTTTCTAGCTCAATTTCTTCAAAGACAACATATGTGGTTGCTGGAGCGAATATGGGGCCAAGTAAACTAGAAAAAGCAAACAAACTCGGAATTGTGATTATAAGTGAAGATGATTTTCTCAACTTAATTGAATAA
- a CDS encoding TIGR00730 family Rossman fold protein, with the protein MNDLTSICVFCGSSEGNDVEVVEQALQLGQQLAQENITLVYGAAKIGIMGKVAESALTHNGKVIGVIPDFLKLKEVVHLGLTELITTDNMHERKMKMHKLSDGFITLPGGFGTLEELFEIITWSQLGLHQKPIGLLNINGFYDHLLLMLENMVHNGFLKKSNYDLLIVEDDINRLLQKMKAFKPIQVPKWLKPDRT; encoded by the coding sequence ATGAATGATTTAACTTCTATTTGTGTTTTTTGTGGAAGTAGTGAAGGAAATGATGTTGAAGTTGTTGAGCAAGCTTTGCAATTAGGGCAGCAGCTAGCTCAAGAAAATATAACATTGGTATATGGTGCGGCTAAGATTGGTATTATGGGTAAAGTAGCGGAAAGTGCACTTACTCATAATGGTAAGGTAATTGGTGTTATCCCTGATTTTCTTAAGCTAAAGGAAGTAGTCCATTTAGGACTAACAGAATTAATAACTACTGATAATATGCATGAGCGTAAAATGAAAATGCATAAGCTTAGTGATGGTTTTATAACATTACCTGGAGGTTTTGGTACATTAGAAGAATTATTTGAGATTATTACTTGGTCTCAATTAGGTTTGCATCAAAAGCCCATTGGTCTTTTAAATATAAATGGTTTTTATGACCATCTGTTGTTAATGTTAGAAAATATGGTTCATAATGGTTTCTTGAAAAAGAGTAATTATGATTTATTGATAGTGGAAGATGATATTAATCGTCTTTTGCAAAAAATGAAAGCATTTAAACCTATTCAGGTGCCAAAATGGTTAAAACCCGATAGGACATAA
- the prmC gene encoding peptide chain release factor N(5)-glutamine methyltransferase, protein MKIKDLRKDFIDSLSGYYNREEVVSFFYMLSEKYLDMRRVDIALALDNEVNDDKLSCFATAKERLLNQDPIQYIIGDTEFYGLLFKVNKNVLIPRSETEELVDWIIKNQKGEKRNRKLKIIDIGTGSGCIAISLAKNIPNSEVYAIDVSEDALEVARLNAINNNVKVNFIKANALEIDSLEDDYDVIVSNPPYVRELEKKEIQPNVLDNEPHLALFVSDENPLIFYKKITELAKNSLIAGGLLYFEINQYLGEETKIMIQEQGFQVVNLCKDLYGNDRMIQAGLIKNNIKNL, encoded by the coding sequence TTGAAAATTAAAGATCTTAGAAAAGATTTTATAGATTCTTTGTCAGGGTATTATAATAGAGAAGAAGTAGTATCTTTTTTTTATATGCTTTCCGAAAAGTATTTAGATATGAGGCGTGTTGATATCGCTTTGGCTTTAGATAATGAGGTTAATGATGATAAATTATCTTGTTTTGCTACTGCAAAAGAAAGATTGCTTAATCAGGATCCTATTCAGTATATCATTGGGGATACAGAATTTTATGGATTGTTATTTAAAGTAAATAAAAATGTGTTGATTCCTAGGTCAGAAACTGAAGAGTTGGTAGATTGGATTATAAAGAATCAAAAAGGTGAAAAAAGAAATCGAAAACTAAAAATTATAGATATAGGTACCGGTAGTGGTTGTATTGCGATTTCTCTTGCTAAAAACATACCAAATTCAGAAGTATATGCCATAGATGTTTCAGAAGATGCATTGGAGGTTGCTAGGTTAAATGCTATTAATAATAATGTCAAGGTCAATTTTATTAAAGCAAATGCTCTTGAAATAGATAGTTTAGAAGATGATTATGATGTTATAGTCTCTAATCCTCCATACGTTAGAGAGCTTGAAAAAAAAGAAATACAGCCCAATGTGTTGGACAATGAGCCTCATTTAGCACTTTTTGTTTCAGATGAAAATCCACTAATTTTCTATAAAAAAATTACCGAATTAGCCAAGAACTCATTGATTGCGGGTGGTTTGCTATATTTTGAAATTAATCAATATCTTGGGGAAGAAACTAAAATAATGATACAAGAACAGGGATTTCAAGTTGTTAATCTTTGCAAAGATTTATACGGGAATGATCGAATGATACAAGCAGGTTTAATTAAAAATAATATAAAAAATCTATGA
- a CDS encoding GNAT family N-acetyltransferase, translating into MSTIKIRSVAPEDNQALAQVIRDVLIEMGVPKVGTAYEDEALDVMYETYDAPRKKYFVVEDDGKIIGGAGIAQLEKGSSEICELQKMYFLPEARGKGLGSQMMSKCLDFAKEQGFVKCYLETMPYMKEARKLYGRVGFKALDAPMGDTGHYSCQAWMIKDL; encoded by the coding sequence ATGAGTACGATAAAAATTCGTTCGGTTGCACCAGAAGATAACCAAGCTTTAGCTCAAGTAATTAGAGATGTTTTGATTGAGATGGGAGTTCCTAAGGTCGGGACAGCTTATGAGGATGAAGCATTAGATGTAATGTATGAAACTTATGATGCTCCTCGAAAAAAATATTTTGTTGTAGAAGATGATGGTAAGATTATTGGCGGTGCGGGAATTGCCCAATTAGAAAAAGGAAGTTCAGAGATATGTGAGCTTCAAAAAATGTATTTTCTGCCAGAAGCAAGAGGGAAAGGTTTAGGTTCACAAATGATGAGTAAATGTCTCGATTTTGCAAAAGAACAAGGGTTTGTTAAATGTTATTTGGAAACTATGCCTTATATGAAAGAAGCTAGAAAGTTGTACGGAAGAGTAGGATTTAAAGCTTTAGATGCACCGATGGGGGATACAGGACATTATAGTTGTCAAGCTTGGATGATTAAAGATTTGTAG
- the ribD gene encoding bifunctional diaminohydroxyphosphoribosylaminopyrimidine deaminase/5-amino-6-(5-phosphoribosylamino)uracil reductase RibD: MNTLHEKYIRRCIQIGKNALGNARPNPMVGCVIVLDNMIIGEGYTSPYGGSHAEVNAIQSVKDTALLKKATLYVTLEPCSHFGKTPPCSDLIIKHQIPNVVIGTIDTHSKVSGRGIEKLKNAGCNVTLGILEDECRKHHKRFFTFHNKKRPYIILKWAQTIDGFIAPEKTTERAPVWITNSYSRQLVHKWRAEEQAILVGNKTVIEDNPKLTIRDWSGKNPVRIVIDLYNKIPKGSSILDKTVKTIVITTKDYKQYNEDTFLIYEMINSENNIPEQICNILHTHEIQSVIIEGGSYTIQSFINENLWDEARVFTGMNSFVKGVKAPKFQSKLVSEKKIIDDTLRMYYND; the protein is encoded by the coding sequence GTGAATACACTACACGAAAAATACATAAGACGTTGCATTCAAATTGGAAAAAATGCATTAGGCAATGCCAGACCAAACCCGATGGTTGGTTGCGTTATTGTTCTTGATAATATGATTATAGGAGAAGGCTACACTAGTCCATATGGAGGTAGTCATGCTGAAGTAAATGCAATACAATCAGTAAAAGACACAGCTTTATTAAAAAAAGCCACTCTATATGTAACTCTCGAACCATGTTCTCATTTTGGAAAAACTCCTCCTTGTAGCGATCTTATTATAAAACATCAAATACCAAATGTAGTTATAGGAACTATAGACACACATAGTAAAGTTTCTGGAAGAGGTATCGAAAAACTAAAAAATGCTGGATGTAATGTAACTCTTGGTATTTTAGAAGATGAATGTAGAAAACATCATAAGCGTTTTTTTACATTCCACAATAAAAAACGCCCCTATATTATTCTCAAATGGGCACAAACTATAGATGGATTTATTGCTCCAGAAAAAACAACAGAAAGAGCTCCAGTATGGATCACAAATTCTTACTCAAGACAATTGGTTCACAAATGGAGAGCAGAGGAACAAGCTATTCTAGTTGGAAACAAAACAGTAATAGAAGACAATCCAAAACTTACTATTAGAGATTGGTCTGGTAAGAACCCAGTAAGAATAGTCATTGACCTTTATAATAAAATCCCGAAAGGTTCTTCTATTTTAGACAAAACTGTAAAAACAATTGTAATAACTACTAAGGATTATAAGCAATATAATGAGGATACATTTTTAATATATGAGATGATCAATTCTGAAAACAATATTCCTGAACAGATTTGTAACATTCTTCATACTCATGAGATTCAATCCGTAATTATCGAAGGAGGTAGTTACACTATTCAATCATTTATCAATGAAAACTTATGGGATGAAGCAAGGGTGTTTACAGGAATGAATAGTTTTGTAAAAGGAGTAAAAGCTCCCAAATTTCAATCTAAACTAGTCTCGGAGAAAAAAATTATTGACGACACCCTAAGAATGTACTATAATGATTAA
- a CDS encoding HAD family phosphatase has translation MIKTIIFDFGDVFINLDKSATARELTKLGLLPFTKDLEHLNESYETGEITTKEFINHYQKLLPDASERKIINAWNAILKDFPKHRLEFLQKLSKNKTYQLILLSNTNELHIDWIKKNIPFYYDFKSCFQTFYLSHEINLRKPNLDIFQFVLDNHQLTPSETLFIDDTFANTTAAQQLGINIWNNNPKKEDITNLFTIKSNLF, from the coding sequence ATGATTAAAACTATTATTTTTGATTTTGGTGATGTCTTTATAAACCTGGACAAGTCGGCTACAGCAAGGGAACTTACAAAACTTGGATTACTTCCCTTCACAAAGGATCTAGAACACTTAAATGAATCCTATGAAACTGGAGAAATTACAACTAAAGAATTTATTAACCATTATCAAAAATTACTTCCCGATGCTTCTGAAAGAAAAATAATAAATGCTTGGAATGCTATTCTAAAAGATTTTCCAAAACACCGCTTAGAGTTCCTTCAAAAATTATCTAAAAACAAAACATATCAATTAATTTTATTAAGCAATACAAACGAATTACACATAGATTGGATAAAAAAGAACATCCCATTTTATTATGATTTTAAGTCTTGCTTTCAAACATTCTATCTTTCACATGAAATCAATTTAAGAAAACCTAATTTAGATATTTTTCAATTCGTATTAGACAACCATCAATTAACTCCATCAGAAACTCTTTTTATTGATGACACTTTTGCTAATACAACCGCAGCTCAGCAATTAGGAATTAATATCTGGAATAATAACCCAAAAAAAGAAGATATTACAAACCTATTTACCATAAAATCTAATTTGTTTTGA
- a CDS encoding GRP family sugar transporter has protein sequence MIYLLLSILASSWILITFKLFSKYNVDTLQAIIINYIVASLSGLIAYPKPINITTIVKFDWFYGTIALGLIFILIFNLMAITTQKNGISVAAVATKMSVAIPVVFGILIYKESTGILKVVGIILALVAVYMTSIKTNEGISIKKENLIYPFLVFIGSGIIDTSLKFMEKNYVSEIDTAIFSSSIFGFAAIIGVFVLIYKAITSKLKVSIKNIIAGICLGIPNYFSIYFLIQALRNPNMDSSTIFIINNVAILLVSTVAGILFFKEKLIPKNWIGIILAVISILLVTFSI, from the coding sequence TTGATTTATCTATTACTAAGTATACTCGCTTCTAGTTGGATTTTAATAACCTTTAAACTATTCTCTAAATACAACGTAGACACATTACAGGCGATCATCATTAATTATATTGTTGCTTCATTATCTGGATTAATTGCATACCCTAAACCTATTAATATAACGACTATCGTAAAATTTGATTGGTTTTACGGAACGATTGCTTTAGGACTTATTTTTATACTAATCTTCAATTTAATGGCAATTACTACCCAAAAAAATGGAATATCTGTAGCAGCTGTTGCGACTAAAATGAGTGTTGCTATTCCTGTTGTATTCGGGATACTTATATATAAAGAAAGTACTGGAATATTAAAAGTAGTAGGAATCATATTAGCTTTAGTTGCTGTTTATATGACCTCGATAAAAACTAATGAAGGAATTTCTATAAAAAAAGAAAATCTAATTTACCCTTTTCTAGTTTTTATAGGAAGTGGTATCATAGATACAAGTCTAAAGTTTATGGAAAAGAATTACGTTTCGGAAATAGATACAGCAATTTTTTCATCATCTATTTTTGGTTTTGCAGCAATAATAGGAGTATTTGTATTAATTTATAAAGCAATTACTTCTAAATTAAAAGTATCCATTAAAAATATTATTGCAGGAATTTGCCTAGGTATCCCAAACTATTTTTCAATATACTTTTTGATTCAGGCATTGCGAAATCCTAATATGGATAGTTCTACTATCTTTATAATTAACAATGTTGCTATTCTATTGGTATCTACAGTTGCTGGAATTTTATTTTTTAAAGAAAAATTAATTCCAAAAAACTGGATCGGGATTATACTAGCAGTAATAAGCATTTTATTAGTTACTTTTTCTATTTAA
- a CDS encoding YigZ family protein has translation MNTTDTYKTINEPGEEVLFKDKNSKFFGYSFPIVSEEEVKSIIESLKKQHHAARHWCYAWQLGTEKIKYRSNDDGEPSNSAGQPIYGQIQSFQVTNILIVVVRYFGGVKLGVGGLINAYKTAAQLSLQSSIILEKTIDIKFCITFEYKNMNKVMRIIKERQLKITNQKLELDCKIFISVRKTIANEINDLFSTLYEVEIKRVDD, from the coding sequence TTGAACACTACAGACACTTACAAAACAATAAATGAGCCCGGAGAAGAGGTTTTATTTAAAGATAAAAACAGTAAATTCTTTGGATACTCCTTTCCTATAGTTTCGGAAGAAGAAGTAAAATCAATCATAGAATCATTAAAAAAACAACATCATGCTGCTAGACATTGGTGTTATGCTTGGCAACTTGGTACGGAAAAAATAAAATACAGGAGTAATGATGATGGAGAACCTTCTAACTCAGCCGGCCAACCTATCTATGGTCAAATTCAATCCTTTCAGGTCACAAATATTTTAATAGTAGTGGTTAGGTATTTTGGCGGTGTCAAACTTGGTGTTGGTGGATTGATTAATGCCTATAAAACAGCAGCACAATTATCACTTCAATCTTCTATTATTTTAGAAAAAACGATCGATATCAAATTCTGTATCACTTTTGAATATAAAAACATGAACAAAGTGATGCGAATTATAAAGGAGCGTCAACTTAAAATTACCAATCAAAAATTAGAATTAGATTGCAAAATATTTATTTCTGTAAGAAAAACAATAGCTAATGAAATAAATGATCTTTTCTCTACGTTGTACGAAGTAGAAATTAAACGAGTAGACGATTAA
- a CDS encoding thioesterase family protein, with product MSISSETSFKVRYSETDQMGVVHHGNYAQYLELARIDWLLRLGVSYKSMEESGIMLPVFTLDFKFKKSAFFDDELTVKTFLKKIPTARIVFDYKIYNQDEELLTIASSTLVFVDAETRKPILCPPYLLNIIEKEFNRLLV from the coding sequence ATGTCAATCAGTTCAGAAACATCATTTAAAGTTAGGTATTCCGAAACCGATCAAATGGGAGTAGTGCATCACGGCAACTACGCACAATATTTAGAGTTAGCCCGTATTGATTGGCTATTACGATTAGGTGTTTCCTATAAATCAATGGAAGAAAGCGGTATAATGCTTCCTGTTTTTACATTAGATTTTAAATTTAAGAAATCTGCGTTCTTTGACGATGAATTAACTGTTAAAACTTTTTTAAAGAAAATTCCTACAGCTCGTATCGTTTTTGACTACAAAATTTACAATCAAGATGAAGAATTGTTAACAATTGCTTCCTCAACATTGGTATTTGTAGATGCCGAAACCAGAAAACCAATTTTATGCCCGCCTTACTTACTAAACATAATAGAAAAAGAGTTTAATCGTCTACTCGTTTAA
- the dnaA gene encoding chromosomal replication initiator protein DnaA, producing MNITAQSVWDNCLSFIEDNITPQAFKTWFEPIKAVKLTDSALSIQVPSKFFYEWLEEHYVNLLKVSLTRELGETAKLVYIIKMENTYGNKKPFTEKIPSSNRKAVSSQEVDVPIKSKNPELKNPFVIPGIRNVKIESQLNPSYNFENFLEGDSNRLARSAGMAVANKPGGTSFNPLLIFGGVGLGKTHLAHAIGVNIKDNYPEKTVLYISAEKFTQQYIESVKKNNRNDFIHFYQIIDVLIVDDIQLLSGKAGTQDVFFHIFNHLHQNGKQVILTSDKAPVDMQDIEQRLLSRFKWGLSAELHQPDFETRISIIKNKLYRDGVEMPEDIVEFLANNIKTNIRELEGAIISLIAHSSFNKKDITIDLAKAIVDNYVKNTKREVSIDYIQKVVSDYFQMDVETLQSKTRKRHIVQARQLAMFFAKKLTKASLASIGTQIGKRDHATVLHACKTVDNLSSTDKQFRKYVEDLGKKLTL from the coding sequence ATGAATATAACTGCGCAATCAGTTTGGGATAATTGTCTGTCTTTTATAGAGGATAACATTACCCCGCAAGCTTTTAAAACCTGGTTTGAACCTATTAAAGCTGTAAAGCTTACGGATAGCGCTTTGAGTATTCAAGTACCCAGTAAGTTTTTTTACGAGTGGCTAGAAGAACACTACGTTAACCTTCTTAAAGTATCTTTAACTAGAGAACTAGGAGAAACCGCGAAGTTGGTATACATTATTAAAATGGAAAATACATATGGTAATAAAAAACCATTTACTGAAAAGATTCCTAGTTCTAATAGAAAAGCAGTAAGTTCTCAGGAAGTCGATGTACCAATTAAAAGCAAAAATCCTGAGTTAAAAAATCCATTTGTAATTCCAGGAATTAGAAATGTAAAAATTGAATCTCAGTTAAATCCAAGTTATAATTTTGAAAATTTCTTAGAAGGAGACTCTAACAGGCTAGCAAGATCCGCAGGAATGGCTGTTGCTAACAAACCTGGAGGTACCTCTTTTAATCCTTTATTAATTTTTGGAGGAGTAGGATTAGGTAAGACTCATCTAGCTCACGCAATTGGAGTTAACATAAAAGATAATTATCCGGAAAAAACAGTCTTATATATTTCTGCCGAAAAATTCACTCAGCAGTACATAGAATCTGTAAAAAAGAACAATAGAAATGATTTTATTCATTTTTATCAAATCATCGATGTATTAATTGTAGATGATATTCAGCTACTATCCGGAAAAGCTGGAACACAAGATGTATTCTTTCATATATTTAATCACCTACATCAAAACGGTAAACAAGTAATTCTTACTAGTGACAAAGCTCCTGTGGACATGCAGGACATTGAGCAACGATTACTTTCTCGTTTTAAATGGGGATTATCCGCAGAACTACATCAACCAGATTTTGAAACAAGAATTTCAATTATAAAAAATAAACTTTATCGTGATGGTGTAGAGATGCCAGAAGATATTGTAGAGTTTTTAGCAAACAACATAAAAACCAATATCCGTGAATTAGAAGGTGCGATTATATCATTAATTGCTCACTCTTCTTTTAATAAAAAGGATATTACAATAGACCTCGCTAAAGCTATTGTAGACAATTATGTTAAAAACACAAAACGAGAAGTATCCATAGACTACATACAAAAAGTAGTTAGTGATTATTTCCAAATGGATGTAGAAACATTACAATCCAAAACACGTAAACGCCATATAGTACAAGCAAGACAGCTAGCAATGTTCTTTGCTAAGAAGTTAACTAAAGCTTCATTAGCAAGTATTGGAACACAAATAGGAAAAAGAGATCATGCTACTGTACTTCATGCTTGTAAAACTGTTGACAACTTATCCTCTACAGATAAGCAGTTTAGAAAATACGTAGAAGATCTAGGTAAGAAGCTTACCCTCTAA
- a CDS encoding low molecular weight protein-tyrosine-phosphatase, producing the protein MKVKILMVCLGNICRSPLAEGILASKLDSEKFQVDSSGTSNYHIGEKPDRRSIETARKHGIDITNQRAAQFKVSDFDHYDFIYPMDNSNYQNIIKLSRNEEDRKKVKLILNELQPNQNLDVPDPYYGGDQGFENVYQMLDKACDHIVTKL; encoded by the coding sequence ATGAAAGTTAAGATCTTAATGGTATGCCTAGGAAACATATGCAGATCTCCGCTAGCAGAAGGTATTCTAGCATCTAAACTAGATTCTGAGAAATTTCAAGTAGATTCAAGCGGTACAAGCAATTACCACATTGGAGAGAAACCAGACAGAAGGTCTATTGAAACTGCCAGAAAACATGGGATAGATATCACAAATCAAAGAGCAGCTCAGTTTAAAGTCAGCGACTTTGATCATTATGATTTTATCTACCCAATGGATAATTCTAATTATCAAAATATAATCAAGCTGTCTCGAAATGAAGAAGATCGTAAAAAAGTAAAGTTAATTTTAAACGAATTACAGCCTAATCAAAATCTAGATGTTCCAGATCCATATTATGGAGGAGATCAAGGTTTTGAAAATGTTTATCAAATGCTAGATAAAGCCTGTGACCATATTGTTACAAAGCTATAA
- a CDS encoding SAM-dependent methyltransferase codes for MESKPLDPKGKLYLIPTRLGDDVPLEVLPISIKKVLEQVNHYIVENEKPARRFIKKVSPSKSQRSLIIHSVNKYTDASEIPNYLAPCLNGESIGLLSDAGCPGIADPGAEVVRLAHEKGIQVTPLVGPSSIFLAMMSSGMNGQNFSFNGYLPIDKSERKSTIKLLEKNSLEKNQAQIFIETPYRNDKMLVDLLAILNQNTRLCIASDITLTTEYIKTKTVEEWKNEQIELHKKPTIFIIQRDF; via the coding sequence ATGGAATCAAAACCCCTAGATCCAAAAGGAAAATTATATTTAATACCAACTAGATTAGGAGATGATGTACCTCTAGAAGTACTTCCTATCTCTATAAAAAAAGTACTAGAACAAGTAAATCACTATATTGTTGAAAACGAAAAACCAGCAAGACGCTTTATAAAAAAAGTAAGTCCTAGCAAATCACAACGATCCTTGATTATCCATTCAGTAAATAAATATACTGACGCTTCCGAAATACCAAATTACTTAGCCCCTTGCCTAAATGGAGAATCTATTGGATTATTATCTGATGCTGGTTGCCCAGGTATTGCAGATCCAGGAGCCGAAGTAGTAAGATTAGCGCACGAAAAAGGAATTCAAGTAACACCACTGGTTGGACCATCATCCATATTTCTAGCTATGATGAGTAGTGGTATGAATGGGCAAAACTTTAGCTTTAACGGATACCTACCAATCGATAAAAGTGAAAGAAAATCTACTATTAAGCTTCTTGAAAAAAATTCTCTTGAAAAAAATCAAGCTCAAATTTTTATAGAAACTCCTTATAGAAACGATAAAATGTTAGTAGACTTATTAGCCATTCTTAATCAAAATACTAGATTATGTATCGCAAGTGACATCACGTTAACTACAGAGTATATAAAAACCAAAACTGTAGAAGAATGGAAGAATGAACAAATTGAATTACACAAAAAACCTACAATATTTATTATCCAAAGAGATTTCTAG